The genomic stretch gCTAACAGCAGGTTCACAAATCTACAAAAACTGATGTCAACACAATGTAGCATGTTTTAAGATGATTCTTACCTCCTTTGGGCATTTTGACAAACGAATCCTTTATTAAAAAACTCTCTAACAACTAAACAGTGACAGAAAACATAAGTGTCAAAACAGCAGTACGAGCTGACAGCTGGCTGCAGGGATGAGTATCAAATACCCTGAGTAGTCCAAGGATCTGCCTGTCAACAAATCTTCAATACAAGGCTTTTTTTTCAAGCATTTAGTAAACTTATTTGCTGCTATAAACTAAATGATGTAGATGTGTCGATATAATGCACAGTTGTTTGACTAAATGGCGTAAATGATTAAATTCAACAACCTAAATCATGTTGTTTACCTTAAGGCAATATGCTAGTGTGCTAAAGTGATGCAATATGCCAGGAACGACAGAAAGACACCTGCTTTGCTTTTTATTTAAGCAAAACATGTGTTAACTGATCTAAATAAATGTTTCTATAAACGTAAATAGTTAGTTTAAGAGAAGATAGAAGAAATGCTGATAAATGGAGTATGTGTATTTTGGCATGGTGACGTCACttgagggaggagaaggagaaatagaactaatatatataataataactgtaCTATAGCTTGCTAAGACTGCATGAGAGGTATAGATGTATTATTCTGTTGGGTTCCAGCACACGAGGGGATGAAAGGGAATGAGTTTGCAGATAAACGAGCAAAAAGTTCACGGCAAAATGAAATAACAGTACCAGTTCTActtgggaaaggagaaggaaaagcggtgattaaaggtcccatattgtaaaaagggagattttcattttttattataaagcaggtttaagtgatatatatactgtgaaagtatcaaaacgctcaatccacagataaatacacagcccgtattcagaaactgtgcgtttgaaacaagccgttaggatttctgtccatttgtgatgtcacaaatatacaatatttagaccatttcacagttttaaacgtaaacattctaaatgtgtcccaggttatttcctgttgcagtgtatgcgaatgacatcagctgacaggatgtaaacatggacccaagctgtttcctagcaacgcaattccattgaaatgcattaaaacggagcatttcagacagagtgtaaatacaggtatattcagacagacagtatggggaaaataatgtcttttttgaacattaaagcatgtaaacatgttcttgtagaatcccaaaatacaagcatgaacctgaaaatgagcacgatatgggacctttaaaagggaAGGAGTGGAGATATGGCAGAAAAGACGGGAGGAGGACCAGAAAGGAAGGAGATATTTCAGAATACAAAAGTCGGTCATaacaaagaaatataaagaaCGGAACAGAAGGGAGGAAATCATCATAACAAGACTCAGACTTGCGGATTGTGGtgttaaagaaaatgtgcaGCGTATcctaattcattttaaaaagtatgAGGCTGAAAGACAAAGACTACAGGACcaagtcagagaggagggatggGACTGGGATTTGATGGGGATATGGGGAACAGAGGGTGAGGGGGTTGAAGGCACCAGGAAGGCaactattaataatattattaatgttctattaatgttattaatgttcTTAAGAGACACAGGATTGGTGGGTAGAATTTAAGAGTAGCAGTAATGTGTAAAATGACATGATGTTGTTTATGGACTTGTcatggacaataacaaagaacattctcattcttggaaaattttatttgcacaaatctaagtatatgaaagtgaaacctataggttaatgtgtttcattctgagtttcttttttacataaaagtccttaaagtcatgaaaaacaaaaatgcatttaaacttCTTAACAcaatagaagaatatgaattacaggtacagccctatagcccttcatttaatttattattattttcatgtataattttacatattttatttgttcttgttctgaatgcaccttgtccttttactttaatgcaatgatctataagccatgttgtttgtacaTTTTGCTATACATGTTTGTACATTTTGCTATACATGTTTGTACATTTTGCTATACATGTTTGTACATTTTGCTATACATGTTTGTACATTTTGCTATACATGTTTGTACATTTTGCTGACATGATGCTACACACTCTTGTCCAGTAGGAGGCGGTATGCAGCTTAAAGCTGGTTGCAATCCGCCAGaaactgagagaagaagaagaagaaatggacCCCTGGTGACGTGAAATTGAAGCGCCTGAGACGAGTTCGCAATACAAAACGAAAACACGGAGAGCTTTTTGTTCTGTATTTTGTATAAAACAGAGCAAAATGCCGAAAGTAAAGAGGAGTCGGAAGCCTCCTCCAGACGGCTGGGAGCTCATTGAGCCCACTCTGGACGAGCTGGATCAGAAGATGAGAGAAGGTGAGCTGGTAGAAGATTATTACTGTTGTTCAGATGCTCCTCACAAACACCTGGCCGTCGAGCTGCAGACACAGCACGGGCTGTGAGGGGAAACATCAGCCTTCACCTCCACTTCTCTCTCAATGTTGATAgatcttttttatgttttgttttattttacaactGATTAACGCTGGGTGGTGTCAAGAATCAAAAGAACAGCTACAGGTCAAGCGGTTAGTTCAGTGAGATACTATTGTTGATTCTGTCTTCTGATAGGCCAGATGTCTCAACATGTGTGATCATATGACGTTAGATTCCATTTTCCATTGAACTGGGCTCTGCCACTTAGCTCTAATTAAGGGAAACCTTAATGCTAATGTATACAGTTGTACTTAAGACAGAAGTCTGCTTCCAACTTTGTGGTAACAGTttgatagatagtaactttattggtcccgagggaaattcaagaccaaaacgaccaataAGTCGACTaaatgactaaagaaatcttagtcgactaaagaaatctttgtCGACTAGgaccaaaacgaccaattagtcgactaattgactaaagaaatcttagttgactaaagaaatcttagtagactaaagaaatcttaatcgACTaggaccaaaacgaccgattatacgactaattgactaaagaaatcttagttgactaaagaaatcttagtcgactaaagaaatcttagtagactaggaccaaaacgaccgattagtcgactaattgactaaagaaatcttagttgtcTAAAAAAATCTTAGTAGACTaggaccaaaacgaccgattatacgactaattgactaaagaaatcttagtcgactaggacgaaaacgaccgattagtcgactaattgactaaagaaatcttagttgactaaagaaatcttagtagactaggaccaaaacgaccgattatacgactaattgactaaagaaatcttagttgactaaagaaatcttagttgactaaagaaatcttagtcgactaggaccaaaacgaccgattagtcgactaattgactaaagaaatcttagttgtcTAAAAAAATCTTAGTAGACTaggaccaaaacgaccgattatacgactaattgactaaagaaatcttagttgactaaagaaatcttagtcgactaggaccaaaacgaccgattagtcgactaattgactaaagaaatcttagttgtcTAAAAAAATCTTAgtagactaaagaaatcttagtcgactaggaccaaaacgaccgattatacgactaattgactaaagaaatcttagttgactaaagaaatcttagtagaCTAGGAcgaaaacgaccgattagtcgactaattgactaaagaaatcttagttgactaaagaaatcttagtcgactaggACCAagacgaccgattagtcgactaattgactaaagaaatcttagtagactaggaccaaaacgaccgattatacgactaattgactaaagaaatcttagttgactaaagaaatcttagttgactaaagaaatcttaatcgACTAGGACGAAAAcgaccaattagtcgactaattgactaaagaaatcttaatcgactaaagaaatcttaatcgACTAGgaccaaaacgaccaattagtcgactaattgactaaagaaatcttagtcgactaaagaaatccTTTTGTAGAAGGCTGGGGAAAATGCCCCCAAGCAGAAGCACAGAGCGCTGACCTTAACCACATCCAACACCTAAGTATTCTCATAGGAGTGGAGGCTGTTATAGTAGCAGATGTATATATTCTATAGTATGCATTACATATTTAGTGCTATTCCCACCTGGCCCAGAGAAGCGTTTTAATTACCCAAGCAGGTGCACCACTGATATTAATTCCTGCTTACCAAAGCTAACTTTCCTGATTTTCCTCTGTGTCCCAGCTGAAACAGAGCCTCACGAGGGAAAGCGGAAGGTGGAGTCCCTTTGGCCAATTTTCAGGCTGCATCATCAGCGGAGTCGATACATCTACGACCTCTTCTACAAAAGGAAAGCCATCAGCAGAGGTCAGACCGAGTTTCCCCTCCACCAACTACTTCACATCTAATGTTTTCCCATTTCCTCTTTTCTTATCCTCTTCTGTCTACTTCAGCATTTATAATCCTTCCTTAAATTTCAGCATGACATATTTGGTATCTCAGGAAACGTGTTTGAATAACATTTTATCTTTGCACAAGTTTGTTATGACTTCCTCATTTCCCCATATATAAGTAACAATTGCTTGAGAACATTTCAAGAGTCCCTAAGACTTTGTTTAAGATGTTCGTTGAGTGCTTTTGCCCCCCTGCAAGaagcaattttctttttttgtattatttttgtatttgcacATGACCAAACATTTGAAACCCAATCATAGTTTATACGAATCATACTAGATGCCAAACCAGTGTTCGTCTTTCTGTGTGTTCTCCTGACAGAGCTGTATGAGTACTGTATAAAAGAAGGCTATGCAGACAAGAACCTGATTGCAAAGTGGAAGAAGCAGGGCTACGAGAACCTGTGCTGCCTGCGTTGCATCCAAACCCGAGACACCAACTTTGGAACCAACTGCATCTGCAGAGTCCCCAAGAGCAAGCTGGAAGTCGTAAGTCTGACAGAATTTTTGTGATTCTCACTAAAGTTGTTTATTTTAATCATCAACAATCCCAGTGAGAGCTTATTGTATTAAATATGTGTTAAGGCTACGGTTGCCCCCTCTGTTTTACATTATTCCTGCTGATGTCTGTACCGACATGAGTGCAGACAGTACACACTTGTGATAAAGTAATGCCACAGTGATGCCACAGGGCTCACTAGTCACTGTGTCGATGTTCATTAATCATTGATATGCTTTGTGCGACACCTACGAGGAACCCTCTCCCAAGGGAAAAAAAACTATGAGCTAAACACTTCCATCAGCACGCTTAAcgttcacaatgacaatgctgatGTTTAGTATGTATGGTTACTATGTTGAGCATACTATGTTCACCAGAATGATTTAAATTTGCATTATCCCTTCATTTCAAGACATAAAAATCAACTGCAAATATTTGAACAGGTTCTAAATGTTAGAAACCTCTAGCATCAGCGAGTGCCAGTTATTGTAGTAATATTTTAAGAAATAGGATTTAAGATTTAGAAATGGGAATTGTCCTAAATAAAGTGACAGTTATCCAGTTACCTTCCTAAATGGTGACATTATGGCTCATAAGATGGCCTGTTCTTtccctgtgtgtctttgtgatcTGAATCAAGctgttctttttcttcttctctgcaggGAAGGATCATTGAATGCACCCACTGTGGATGCAGAGGATGTTCTGGCTAAGTGCAGTTTTTGGACATCCGGTCTATTTTCCGTTGGGCAACAGGGCTCACCCAGCTTCCATCTGTGCATTATCATAACCCCAAAGCAACGTTTGTCTTCATTTCAGTCAGAAACAAATCACTGATATCTTCACCATCATCCTCAGTTATAGGGGGGGTCAGTGTTTGGTACTTTTGAAAACAGGGGAGCAAAGGAGAATACACTGAGAGGGgccatattttattaattacatctgtttttcctctgtgttttttttttttttttataaacctaactaaagccCTCAACTCCAAATGCTCAAAG from Sebastes fasciatus isolate fSebFas1 chromosome 13, fSebFas1.pri, whole genome shotgun sequence encodes the following:
- the bud31 gene encoding protein BUD31 homolog; amino-acid sequence: MPKVKRSRKPPPDGWELIEPTLDELDQKMREAETEPHEGKRKVESLWPIFRLHHQRSRYIYDLFYKRKAISRELYEYCIKEGYADKNLIAKWKKQGYENLCCLRCIQTRDTNFGTNCICRVPKSKLEVGRIIECTHCGCRGCSG